A single window of Electrophorus electricus isolate fEleEle1 chromosome 16, fEleEle1.pri, whole genome shotgun sequence DNA harbors:
- the LOC113579655 gene encoding serine/arginine repetitive matrix protein 5-like translates to MTRLDSPLHHADSCSVMETRSRSSSRRGSRCTDSRKEKEQTNARAIFKRANRFLSLDRETRAGSPLPPVRYYERGHPLPSNCSPERKATIPFRNPDLGLPSHRRRYDTLGLSPQRHMPYSNFRRGDSQSRASPRSGSPRSANVSPHRRIELFRSSSPRRGSASQRPGTSYASPRQASRKCSPSRRRDSRGHSPSQTSGSNRYAGSGPSHKRYPSQSSHGHSLDSEKLYRNLKSIASSAESDDSQQERRYRSNAEADSRCHKHGRSSRSSGCNSRESGCNTGRNSRDFSPPGSDYDNRSRFSQKGSSHVNGYNRYNSCDTSPVHGDYDKNGHSSPKEKKHGHSGTDKATSSSKSSASQRHSRTDLSQSQGSWHGSSHSLPSPASSRNISPSRRSPKEAWSMTQAVTTETGKQSDGRNRSTIRRGLEALILSERTRSASQPVPEMTIEDYVVIADIPRMNLYPEEEDGIVVRRRPQSRSPRRDDQHREDSNAVGDYGEQQERGRGRERGREHRDRRRHDKDTGGSSETNSNASGPAQVS, encoded by the exons ATGACTCGGCTTGATTCTCCCCTGCACCACGCAGACAGTTGTTCTGTGATGGAGACACGCAGCAGAAGCTCCAGCAGAAGAGGTAGCCGATGCACAG actcaagaaaagagaaagagcagactAACGCTCGTGCCATTTTCAAACGAGCGAATCGCTTCCTGTCACTTGACCGCGAGACGCGAGCTGGCAGCCCTCTGCCTCCTGTGCGGTACTACGAGAGAGGGCACCCTCTTCCCAGCAACTGCAGTCCGGAGCGAAAAGCCACCATTCCCTTCCGCAACCCGGACTTGGGCCTCCCGTCCCATAGGCGGCGCTACGATACGCTCGGTCTCTCTCCACAGCGTCACATGCCCTACTCAAACTTCAGACGCGGTGACAGCCAATCACGAGCAAGCCCTCGTTCGGGTAGCCCAAGGTCTGCCAACGTCTCTCCGCACCGGCGGATCGAGTTGTTCCGCAGCTCCTCCCCTCGCAGAGGATCCGCCTCCCAACGGCCTGGAACCTCTTATGCGTCACCCAGACAGGCTTCTAGAAAATGCAGCCCGTCGAGGAGACGAGACTCACGTGGGCACTCCCCCTCTCAAACCTCCGGCTCTAACAGGTATGCAGGATCAGGCCCCTCCCACAAGCGATACCCCTCCCAGAGTTCGCATGGACACAGCCTGGATTCTGAAAAGCTGTACCGGAACCTGAAATCAATTGCTAGCTCAGCAGAGTCAGATGATTCTCAACAGGAAAGAAGATATCGCTCTAACGCGGAAGCAGACAGCCGCTGTCACAAGCACGGCCGAAGCAGCCGTAGCAGTGGCTGCAACAGTCGAGAAAGTGGATGCAACACTGGACGCAACAGCAGAGATTTCTCACCACCAGGTAGTGACTATGACAACAGAAGCCGTTTTTCACAAAAAGGGAGTAGTCACGTCAATGGATACAACAGATATAACAGCTGTGATACTTCACCGGTCCATGGAGATTATGATAAGAATGGTCATAGCTCCccaaaggagaaaaaacatgGACATTCCGGAACTGACAAAGcaacatcatcatcaaaatCTTCTGCATCACAAAGGCATTCTAGAACAGATCTTAGCCAATCACAGGGCTCCTGGCATGGGTCCTCCCATTCCCTGCCGAGCCCCGCCTCATCTCGAAACATCTCCCCATCAAGGCGGAGTCCAAAAGAGGCATGGTCCATGACCCAAGCTGTAACCACGGAAACCGGCAAGCAGAGCGATGGCAGGAACCGAAGTACCATCCGACGGGGGTTGGAAGCGTTGATACTCTCTGAACGTACGAGGTCCGCCAGCCAGCCTGTGCCAGAGATGACCATAGAGGACTACGTGGTGATAGCTGATATTCCCAGGATGAACCTGTATccagaagaagaagatggaaTTGTAGTGAGGAGGAGACCCCAGAGCCGTAGTCCTCGCAGAGACGACCAGCACAG GGAAGACAGTAACGCTGTTGGTGACTATGGAGAGCAGCAGGAGCgcgggagggggagagagagaggcagggagcaCAGGGACCGGAGACGCCATGACAAGGACACAGGAGGCTCGTCCGAGACCAACAGCAACGCGTCTGGCCCGGCACAGGTCTCCTAA